A genomic stretch from Onychostoma macrolepis isolate SWU-2019 chromosome 02, ASM1243209v1, whole genome shotgun sequence includes:
- the LOC131530106 gene encoding uncharacterized protein LOC131530106 isoform X1, giving the protein MCLPVFLILVLHTGNILTNMITSHDLQKPVLEGKNVTLTCNYSGVPDNLHWYRQYPRSTPKFLLYIYESGLMSDNIPQRLTPRINKNTKRVDLEISSAAVTDSAVYYCALRPTVTGNKATLYENMKQRQIAVMMFLCILILLSIIQDECFAQTIKPLQDRTQVTEGKPVNLSCKYDVSAQSLLWYRQYPGSGLEFLLLVVESSKKTVVHADPPIPRLDGEMSMKDKRVDLMISSAEVTDSALYYCALVPTVRENTTPLYKNLQPCSMCNTQMVLKLNHYVK; this is encoded by the exons ATGTGCCTTCCTGTCTTTCTCATTTTGGTTCTTCATACAG GTAACATCCTGACAAACATGATAACATCGCATGACTTACAAAAACCAGTTTTAGAAGGTAAAAATGTAACACTCACATGTAACTACAGTGGAGTACCTGATAATCTCCACTGGTACCGTCAATATCCCAGATCTACACCAAAGTTCCTCCTCTACATCTATGAAAGTGGGCTGATGAGTGACAACATACCACAGCGCTTAACACCaagaattaataaaaacacaaaacgaGTGGATCTGGAGATCTCTTCTGCTGCAGTGACAGACTCTGCTGTGTACTACTGCGCCCTGAGGCCCACAGTCACAGGAAACAAAGCCACGCTGTACGAAAACATGAAGCAGAGACAAAT tgcagtcaTGATGTTCCTGTGCATTCTGATTCTGCTGTCAATAATACAGg ATGAATGCTTTGCACAGACAATAAAACCACTGCAGGACAGAACACAAGTTACTGAGGGGAAGCCAGTCAATCTGTCATGCAAATATGACGTCAGTGCACAGAGTTTACTTTGGTATCGACAATATCCTGGATCAGGACTGGAATTTCTGCTCCTTGTCGTTGAGTCATCCAAGAAGACTGTAGTACACGCAGATCCCCCTATTCCTAGACTGGATGGTGAAATGAGTATGAAAGACAAGCGAGTGGATCTGATGATCTCCTCTGCTGAAGTGACAGACTCTGCTCTGTACTACTGTGCCCTGGTGCCCACAGTGAGAGAAAACACAACACCGCTGTACAAAAACCTCCAACCATGCTCCATGTGCAATACACAAATGGTGTTGAAATTAAATCACTATGTCAAATAA
- the LOC131530106 gene encoding uncharacterized protein LOC131530106 isoform X2, with protein MCLPVFLILVLHTGNILTNMITSHDLQKPVLEGKNVTLTCNYSGVPDNLHWYRQYPRSTPKFLLYIYESGLMSDNIPQRLTPRINKNTKRVDLEISSAAVTDSAVYYCALRPTVTGNKATLAVMMFLCILILLSIIQDECFAQTIKPLQDRTQVTEGKPVNLSCKYDVSAQSLLWYRQYPGSGLEFLLLVVESSKKTVVHADPPIPRLDGEMSMKDKRVDLMISSAEVTDSALYYCALVPTVRENTTPLYKNLQPCSMCNTQMVLKLNHYVK; from the exons ATGTGCCTTCCTGTCTTTCTCATTTTGGTTCTTCATACAG GTAACATCCTGACAAACATGATAACATCGCATGACTTACAAAAACCAGTTTTAGAAGGTAAAAATGTAACACTCACATGTAACTACAGTGGAGTACCTGATAATCTCCACTGGTACCGTCAATATCCCAGATCTACACCAAAGTTCCTCCTCTACATCTATGAAAGTGGGCTGATGAGTGACAACATACCACAGCGCTTAACACCaagaattaataaaaacacaaaacgaGTGGATCTGGAGATCTCTTCTGCTGCAGTGACAGACTCTGCTGTGTACTACTGCGCCCTGAGGCCCACAGTCACAGGAAACAAAGCCACGCT tgcagtcaTGATGTTCCTGTGCATTCTGATTCTGCTGTCAATAATACAGg ATGAATGCTTTGCACAGACAATAAAACCACTGCAGGACAGAACACAAGTTACTGAGGGGAAGCCAGTCAATCTGTCATGCAAATATGACGTCAGTGCACAGAGTTTACTTTGGTATCGACAATATCCTGGATCAGGACTGGAATTTCTGCTCCTTGTCGTTGAGTCATCCAAGAAGACTGTAGTACACGCAGATCCCCCTATTCCTAGACTGGATGGTGAAATGAGTATGAAAGACAAGCGAGTGGATCTGATGATCTCCTCTGCTGAAGTGACAGACTCTGCTCTGTACTACTGTGCCCTGGTGCCCACAGTGAGAGAAAACACAACACCGCTGTACAAAAACCTCCAACCATGCTCCATGTGCAATACACAAATGGTGTTGAAATTAAATCACTATGTCAAATAA